In a single window of the Leptospira barantonii genome:
- a CDS encoding helicase, which translates to MSSDSVLLQELDKLELNDLKKVATLWNLAKLPYKEKNKNVAYLYETFQDEFYLKGVLEKLTQLQVTIYTSILKNKNVLTLGEISRKVNIPPINVEMELNLLRKYQLVYQRKNRERLTNNLDKYHAFEEIADLVPLDQNLKGDKYKISLEKYLDRKKTTEISDEWKVAVKSPKQIDSIKKFYTLASSEEGIDLNLQSLADLERDTVVRIYLSGGVSEAEDIRSFVVTSRGKYEQIVPALIAKGLVMDVCFVDEKFVRVFAIPDEILKYVQTHPILPSVKKGTKQRTEKLAANDLDFFLNTKKLISYISRKGLVLAKSGKVKQADHKRTEQELLNPDIGIFPEKSQIYQMELILPVLKLLNLVDIKGENIVLKGDVNGFNEKDIFEIMKLVVHEVNEARMKRVVPAEVFTATEMPFYDKPILDKCVSLIIKAKRIHLSVIFSNIIREHMILSPGFRTKNFQSDLAELRKEIMSAIFYLHLFGLLEVEYPNRFLGLSKLGEYFFQTGELSHKTEKGGITINPDFTIIAFPDRVSIHGLHILKAFTELKDYDRVYTFVLTKEAFQLGILLGYKPSEFIDFLKNSSKADLAQNLLFLLEDWGGNLPVVDITEDCVLVRTKDQNTMELLLGQIKGKKIVLDEIGPTAVLVDKNRVQDVITVSEKLNLIVNLTR; encoded by the coding sequence AAAGGTGTTCTTGAAAAACTCACTCAACTTCAGGTTACGATTTATACCAGCATTCTTAAGAATAAAAACGTTCTGACTCTCGGAGAAATTTCGAGAAAGGTGAACATTCCTCCGATCAACGTCGAGATGGAGTTGAACCTTCTTAGAAAATACCAACTCGTTTATCAGAGAAAGAACCGCGAACGTCTTACCAATAATTTAGATAAATATCATGCGTTTGAGGAGATCGCGGATCTGGTTCCGCTGGATCAGAATCTCAAAGGCGACAAGTATAAGATCTCTTTGGAAAAATATCTCGATCGCAAAAAGACGACCGAGATATCGGACGAGTGGAAGGTGGCCGTTAAGTCTCCGAAACAAATCGATTCCATTAAGAAGTTTTATACTCTCGCGTCTTCCGAAGAGGGGATCGATCTCAATCTTCAATCTCTCGCCGATTTGGAAAGAGATACCGTGGTTCGTATTTATTTGAGCGGCGGGGTTTCCGAAGCGGAAGACATCCGTAGTTTTGTCGTTACCAGCAGAGGCAAATACGAGCAAATCGTTCCGGCTTTGATCGCAAAGGGACTTGTCATGGACGTTTGTTTCGTCGACGAGAAGTTCGTACGCGTGTTCGCGATCCCCGATGAAATCTTAAAATACGTTCAGACTCATCCGATTCTTCCTTCCGTAAAAAAGGGAACGAAACAAAGAACGGAAAAACTCGCGGCCAACGATCTCGATTTCTTTCTCAACACCAAAAAACTGATTTCCTATATCAGCCGTAAAGGGTTGGTCCTTGCAAAATCCGGAAAGGTGAAACAAGCGGATCACAAAAGAACCGAACAGGAACTTTTGAACCCGGATATCGGAATTTTCCCGGAAAAAAGTCAGATCTATCAAATGGAACTGATTCTACCCGTATTAAAACTTTTGAATCTTGTCGACATCAAGGGTGAAAACATCGTTCTGAAAGGGGATGTAAACGGGTTTAACGAAAAAGATATATTCGAGATCATGAAACTCGTCGTACACGAGGTGAACGAAGCGCGTATGAAACGTGTCGTTCCTGCGGAAGTTTTTACGGCGACCGAAATGCCTTTTTACGATAAACCGATACTGGATAAGTGTGTGAGCCTCATCATCAAGGCGAAACGAATTCATCTATCCGTGATCTTTTCCAATATCATTCGGGAACACATGATTCTTTCTCCCGGATTCAGGACCAAGAATTTTCAGTCCGACCTTGCGGAACTCCGTAAGGAAATCATGAGCGCCATTTTTTATCTGCATCTGTTCGGACTTTTGGAAGTGGAATATCCGAATCGTTTCCTCGGTCTTTCCAAATTGGGTGAATACTTTTTCCAAACCGGAGAACTTTCACACAAAACGGAGAAGGGCGGGATCACGATCAACCCGGACTTTACGATCATCGCGTTTCCGGATCGTGTTTCGATTCACGGTCTTCATATCCTCAAGGCATTTACGGAACTCAAGGACTACGATCGTGTTTATACGTTCGTTCTTACCAAAGAAGCGTTTCAGTTGGGAATTCTTCTCGGTTATAAACCTTCCGAGTTCATCGACTTCTTAAAGAATTCGAGCAAGGCCGATCTTGCGCAAAACCTTCTCTTCTTATTGGAAGACTGGGGTGGAAATCTTCCGGTCGTCGATATTACCGAAGATTGCGTTTTAGTTCGCACGAAGGATCAGAATACGATGGAACTTCTGCTCGGTCAGATCAAAGGTAAGAAGATTGTTCTGGATGAAATCGGTCCGACTGCGGTTCTCGTGGATAAAAACCGGGTTCAAGACGTGATCACGGTTTCCGAAAAACTCAATCTCATCGTCAATCTGACTCGTTAA
- a CDS encoding methyl-accepting chemotaxis protein — MDDITKSIRRFTLQFILITEVVGFALTIGAAVLFYKTFLEMDPDQLSIAIRITLATSVFTLVLTVFSDIRRLKPIRKYLNTVEQGIIDKETALDAQKSILRLPLFHSIEIAVRILITASIIVAVLSRFAALDMADYYNLFAIALLMSLSVGVYTFLVCEKLTSSLIESGAFSNIDISSLVKIRLTRSLTMTFIFIVLILAIGVSSLVFKLNYNAIRKSYFNQMLNVNETLHILTESIFEEVQSDADKLKNDVFFLSLTKNYKIAETQKLLETLLARSPKYESISLIKSEGGSWKLLAATGTLAKEETSFRGFDLPSEETVLDTIDKKKMFLSKPLPSPVSGTPVLLVLETIPENPNLYIVYSLRIADLTSKLIGSIQIGKSGYPGLLDRYETVINHVNPALNLKKLTDFPFYDQVKDYKDNVPVRYLFGGKYKYMILRRNLKYDFLTFASIENEEITGEAIVSVYAMAGISFVGLFFVGLLIYIILSKRLFPLEESKNVLEAMAEGDLSKGLKVLSMDEIGEMAISINSFNKKVKTILGKIVNASTNLASSSDEMSGALNFISDNAQNQAASSEEISASIEEISAGMDGVETQTKEQVSLLNKLASDMNQFSASIHETSSNLENTMSDVERITLDAKKGGSSLELTNLSITKISQSSEDIVGVIEIINTISEQIHLLALNAAIEAARAGVAGRGFAVVADEISKLADKTTNSIKDIEQIIQSNEAEIGIGIQNITDTVKVISGIISGISEINAQMKVVNQFMESQLSKNDQMNLTAKEVKGRSDVIQVAVREQKIAIEEISRTITTINELNQSSAASSEELSSSSIGLAKLAEDLKREVEFFKL; from the coding sequence ATGGATGATATTACAAAATCGATACGTAGATTCACTCTTCAGTTTATTTTGATTACTGAGGTGGTGGGTTTCGCTCTTACGATCGGCGCCGCCGTCCTATTTTATAAAACGTTTCTGGAAATGGATCCAGATCAGCTTTCGATCGCGATTCGTATCACTTTAGCGACTTCCGTTTTTACGTTGGTCTTAACGGTTTTTTCGGACATCAGAAGACTGAAACCTATCCGCAAATATTTGAATACTGTGGAACAAGGGATCATAGACAAGGAAACCGCGCTCGACGCGCAGAAGTCGATTCTTCGTTTGCCTTTGTTTCATTCGATCGAAATCGCCGTTCGAATTTTGATCACCGCATCGATCATCGTTGCGGTATTGAGTCGTTTCGCGGCCTTGGACATGGCGGATTATTACAATCTTTTTGCGATCGCACTTCTCATGTCTCTTTCGGTGGGCGTGTATACTTTTTTAGTCTGCGAAAAGTTGACTTCAAGCCTGATCGAATCGGGCGCATTCAGTAACATTGATATATCTTCTTTGGTAAAGATCCGTTTGACCCGTTCTCTTACGATGACCTTTATCTTTATCGTTTTGATTTTAGCGATCGGAGTTTCCAGTCTCGTTTTTAAACTCAATTACAACGCGATTAGAAAGTCCTATTTCAATCAGATGTTGAACGTAAACGAGACCCTGCACATTCTCACCGAATCCATCTTCGAAGAAGTACAATCGGACGCGGACAAACTCAAAAACGACGTGTTCTTTCTTTCTCTTACGAAGAATTATAAAATCGCGGAAACGCAAAAACTTTTAGAAACTCTTTTGGCCCGTTCTCCCAAATACGAATCGATTTCGCTTATCAAATCGGAAGGCGGATCTTGGAAACTTCTCGCGGCGACCGGAACTCTCGCAAAGGAAGAAACCTCGTTCCGCGGTTTCGATCTTCCTTCCGAAGAAACGGTCCTCGACACGATCGATAAGAAGAAAATGTTTTTGAGCAAACCTCTTCCTTCTCCGGTTTCGGGAACTCCCGTTCTTTTGGTTTTGGAAACGATTCCGGAAAACCCGAATCTTTATATCGTGTATTCGCTCCGAATCGCGGATCTTACGAGCAAGTTGATCGGCTCGATTCAAATCGGAAAATCGGGTTACCCGGGACTTTTGGATCGTTACGAAACGGTGATCAATCACGTGAACCCCGCGTTGAATTTGAAAAAGCTGACTGACTTTCCGTTTTACGATCAAGTGAAGGATTATAAGGACAACGTTCCGGTACGTTATCTGTTCGGCGGAAAGTATAAGTATATGATTCTAAGAAGAAATCTGAAATACGATTTTCTTACGTTTGCTTCCATCGAAAACGAGGAGATCACCGGAGAAGCGATCGTTTCCGTTTATGCGATGGCCGGAATTTCGTTCGTCGGTTTGTTCTTCGTCGGACTTTTGATTTATATCATTCTTAGCAAAAGACTTTTTCCTCTCGAAGAAAGTAAGAACGTTCTCGAAGCGATGGCGGAAGGAGATCTGAGCAAGGGTCTCAAGGTTCTTTCCATGGACGAGATCGGCGAGATGGCAATCTCGATCAATTCGTTTAACAAAAAGGTGAAAACGATTCTCGGCAAGATCGTGAACGCTTCCACGAATCTCGCTTCTTCCTCGGACGAAATGTCCGGGGCGCTCAACTTCATTTCGGATAACGCACAAAACCAAGCCGCGTCTTCGGAGGAAATTTCCGCATCGATCGAGGAGATTTCCGCCGGAATGGACGGAGTGGAAACTCAGACCAAGGAACAGGTCAGCCTCTTAAACAAACTCGCGTCGGATATGAATCAATTCTCCGCTTCCATCCATGAAACTTCGAGCAACTTGGAAAACACGATGTCCGATGTGGAACGAATCACCTTGGACGCAAAAAAAGGCGGAAGCTCTTTGGAGCTGACCAACCTTTCGATCACGAAGATCAGCCAAAGCTCGGAAGACATCGTCGGAGTCATCGAAATCATCAACACGATTTCGGAACAGATTCATCTTCTCGCGCTCAACGCGGCGATCGAAGCCGCAAGAGCGGGAGTCGCCGGAAGAGGTTTCGCAGTGGTCGCCGACGAAATTTCAAAACTCGCGGATAAAACCACGAACAGCATCAAGGACATAGAACAGATCATCCAAAGCAACGAAGCCGAGATCGGAATCGGAATTCAAAACATCACGGACACGGTGAAGGTCATCTCGGGAATCATCAGCGGAATCTCGGAGATCAACGCCCAAATGAAAGTCGTGAATCAGTTTATGGAAAGTCAACTTTCCAAAAACGATCAGATGAATCTAACGGCCAAGGAAGTCAAAGGAAGATCGGACGTGATTCAAGTCGCGGTGAGAGAACAAAAAATCGCGATCGAAGAAATTTCAAGAACGATCACGACCATCAACGAACTCAACCAATCCTCGGCGGCGTCTTCGGAAGAACTCAGCTCTAGTTCGATCGGGTTAGCGAAATTAGCCGAAGACCTAAAACGCGAAGTGGAATTTTTTAAACTTTAG